Proteins encoded together in one bacterium window:
- a CDS encoding sugar transferase gives MMRDSKNNGSIWKTPWPTVLLVVADILGFSASWWIAYESRAALGRWMGPINEFEPYKHAFALVVLTGLINCSLFGLYVVRRRLSSLNAWGALIKASYHYLLYMMVIGYFLKELDLGRAVILLAGLYGFIYLYASRTAVRRLKWSAFQRGRGLVRAAIVGTGELAAEVHESLLRHADVGFEMVGFVRHPNDQDSADLPKDIPMLGDAFELEEITHRHQIEEVFLAVPHLSPDEQLNLISLSELRGLRIQLVSNLFGVITSRAKVDEIAQFPVVTLRDGHLPIHQAVAKRAFDLSVSLIGVATWILLFHWWIVLWIRKDSPGTAIFAQERVGRDGRKFRLYKYRTMHTNAEAYAVAPTSQEDPRITRVGRWLRKTSLDELPQLWNVLKGDMSMVGPRPEMPFIVEQYEEWQKRRLDVKPGVTGLWQVVGRKNLPLHLNMEYDFYYIKNQSLLLDTEILIRTVPAVLKGKGAF, from the coding sequence ATGATGCGCGATTCAAAGAACAACGGTTCGATCTGGAAGACACCGTGGCCCACGGTGCTTCTCGTCGTTGCCGACATTCTCGGCTTCAGCGCGTCCTGGTGGATCGCCTACGAATCGCGCGCCGCCCTCGGTCGCTGGATGGGTCCCATCAACGAGTTTGAACCCTACAAGCACGCCTTCGCTCTCGTCGTCCTCACGGGCCTGATTAACTGCTCGCTGTTTGGCCTGTACGTCGTTCGCCGGCGCCTTTCGTCGCTTAACGCGTGGGGCGCCCTTATCAAGGCTAGCTACCACTACCTGCTCTACATGATGGTGATCGGCTACTTCCTGAAGGAACTCGATCTCGGCCGCGCCGTTATCCTGCTCGCCGGCCTGTATGGGTTTATCTACCTCTACGCCAGCCGGACCGCCGTCCGTCGCCTCAAATGGAGCGCCTTCCAACGCGGCCGCGGCCTCGTCCGAGCTGCCATCGTCGGCACCGGCGAACTCGCCGCCGAGGTCCACGAGTCCCTTCTCCGGCACGCTGACGTTGGGTTCGAGATGGTTGGTTTTGTCCGCCATCCGAACGACCAGGACTCCGCGGATCTCCCCAAAGACATTCCCATGCTCGGCGATGCCTTCGAACTCGAAGAAATCACCCATCGCCATCAAATCGAAGAAGTCTTCCTCGCCGTTCCGCACCTTTCGCCCGACGAGCAACTCAACCTGATCAGCCTCAGCGAACTCCGAGGCCTCCGCATTCAACTCGTCTCCAACCTGTTTGGCGTTATCACATCGCGCGCGAAGGTCGATGAAATTGCGCAGTTCCCCGTCGTCACGCTGCGCGACGGCCACCTGCCGATTCACCAGGCCGTCGCAAAGCGCGCCTTCGATCTCAGCGTCTCCCTGATCGGAGTCGCCACCTGGATCCTGCTCTTCCATTGGTGGATCGTCCTTTGGATTCGAAAGGACTCGCCCGGCACGGCAATCTTCGCGCAGGAACGCGTTGGACGCGATGGACGCAAATTCCGTCTCTACAAATACCGCACCATGCACACGAATGCGGAGGCCTATGCTGTCGCGCCGACCAGCCAGGAAGACCCGCGCATCACCCGCGTCGGACGCTGGCTCCGCAAGACGAGCCTCGACGAACTGCCGCAACTGTGGAACGTTCTGAAGGGCGATATGTCCATGGTCGGGCCGCGTCCCGAAATGCCCTTCATCGTCGAGCAATATGAAGAATGGCAGAAGCGCCGCCTCGACGTGAAACCCGGCGTCACCGGCCTCTGGCAAGTTGTCGGGCGAAAAAACCTGCCGCTGCATTTGAATATGGAGTACGACTTCTATTATATTAAGAATCAGTCGCTCTTGCTCGACACAGAGATTCTGATTCGCACCGTGCCCGCCGTCTTGAAAGGCAAGGGCGCCTTCTAA
- a CDS encoding BMC domain-containing protein: MAKSTPESEHRLPYQEALGLLETRGLVPALEAADAMLKAAQVELLGHERIGGGVVTVMIRGDVGAVRSAIDAGTEAARRVGELLGVHVIPRPAREVDGILPGDGE, from the coding sequence ATGGCGAAGTCGACCCCTGAATCGGAACATCGTCTGCCTTACCAGGAGGCTCTTGGTTTGCTGGAGACGCGTGGGCTGGTGCCGGCGCTTGAGGCGGCGGATGCGATGCTGAAGGCGGCCCAGGTCGAGTTGCTGGGGCATGAGCGTATCGGCGGCGGCGTGGTGACGGTGATGATCCGCGGGGATGTGGGCGCGGTGCGGTCGGCGATCGATGCGGGAACAGAGGCAGCGCGCCGCGTGGGTGAGTTGCTGGGCGTTCATGTGATTCCGCGTCCCGCACGCGAGGTGGATGGCATTCTGCCGGGGGATGGCGAGTAG
- the ubiA gene encoding putative 4-hydroxybenzoate polyprenyltransferase has protein sequence MSLFRKTATFLEMIKFSHSVFALPFALIAMLVAAQGWPSFGTFVLIIIAAVSARTAAMCFNRIVDREIDSRNPRTRGRALVTGELSMAFAWTALIVAIVVFYAAAAALNWLCLALATPCLAVLLGYSLTKRWTQYAHFVLGAALGLAPLGAWIAVRGSIGLFPILLGIAVLLWVAGFDILYACQDFETDKREGGLHSIPKRYGLAGAMAYARRVHVGAVVMFLLAWLAGSPPLGVLFLLGILGVTLLIRHQHSIVSPRDLSRINAAFFTANGLISIGLFLVAWLDV, from the coding sequence ATGTCGCTTTTCCGCAAAACCGCAACTTTCCTTGAAATGATCAAGTTTTCTCACTCGGTGTTCGCGCTGCCGTTTGCGCTGATCGCGATGCTGGTCGCGGCCCAGGGCTGGCCGAGTTTCGGGACGTTTGTGTTGATTATCATCGCTGCGGTGTCTGCGCGGACCGCGGCGATGTGCTTCAATCGAATCGTCGACCGTGAGATCGACTCGCGAAATCCGCGGACGCGCGGGCGCGCGCTGGTCACGGGCGAATTGAGCATGGCGTTCGCCTGGACGGCGCTGATCGTGGCAATTGTGGTTTTCTATGCGGCGGCCGCGGCGTTGAACTGGTTGTGCCTGGCGCTGGCGACGCCGTGCCTGGCGGTGCTGCTGGGGTACAGCCTGACGAAGCGATGGACGCAGTATGCGCACTTCGTGCTGGGGGCAGCGCTCGGGTTGGCGCCATTGGGGGCATGGATCGCCGTGCGTGGGTCGATCGGGCTGTTTCCGATTCTGCTGGGGATCGCGGTGCTACTATGGGTTGCGGGCTTCGACATTCTGTACGCGTGCCAGGACTTCGAGACGGACAAGCGCGAGGGCGGGTTGCACTCGATTCCGAAGCGCTACGGCCTGGCCGGAGCAATGGCGTACGCGCGGCGCGTACATGTGGGAGCGGTGGTGATGTTTCTTCTGGCGTGGCTGGCGGGCAGCCCACCGCTAGGGGTGCTGTTCCTGCTGGGAATTCTGGGTGTGACGCTACTGATCCGGCATCAGCACAGCATCGTGAGTCCGCGGGATCTGTCGCGAATCAACGCGGCGTTCTTCACGGCGAACGGGTTGATCAGTATCGGGCTGTTTCTGGTGGCGTGGCTGGATGTTTGA
- the rlmN gene encoding 23S rRNA (adenine(2503)-C(2))-methyltransferase RlmN has protein sequence MTTANPTNAADPRPALRAFPREDLIQFIEDAGFPAFRGKQVFHWLHRKGVRDIAAMKNLPADLRQWLIENTRLGGVDGIERALVSTDGSIKFLLRLRDGLKVEAVLMPGSGNNADKMTLCVSSQVGCAVDCKFCVTGMNGFYRNMTPDEIVDQVLITRAHLEQLDDGRFLRNIVYMGMGEPMLNPENVIASVRILTDQEGVNISNRRLTVSTSGIIPGLEKLAAADLGVGLAISLNSPTNAERQDIMPITRKYPLEDLLDTVARFPLRTRERVTFEYVLLGNVNDSAAHARQVAKLVKRVPCKVNVIPFNPDPALPYERPEDEAIANFQQILLDANLTASIRWSKALDVSGACGQLAGQSRQRTE, from the coding sequence ATGACGACCGCGAACCCCACAAACGCCGCCGATCCCCGGCCCGCCCTTCGCGCCTTTCCGCGCGAGGACCTCATTCAATTCATCGAGGACGCCGGATTCCCCGCATTCCGCGGGAAGCAAGTCTTCCATTGGCTGCATCGCAAAGGCGTTCGCGACATCGCCGCCATGAAGAACCTGCCCGCCGACCTGCGCCAGTGGCTGATCGAGAACACGCGCCTCGGCGGAGTCGACGGCATCGAGCGTGCCCTCGTCTCAACCGATGGCAGCATCAAGTTTCTCCTTCGCCTCCGCGACGGCCTCAAGGTCGAAGCCGTCCTCATGCCCGGCAGCGGCAACAACGCCGACAAGATGACCCTTTGCGTCAGTTCCCAGGTTGGCTGCGCCGTCGACTGCAAATTCTGCGTCACCGGCATGAATGGCTTCTACCGAAACATGACCCCCGACGAGATCGTCGACCAGGTCCTCATCACCCGCGCCCACCTCGAGCAGCTCGACGACGGCCGCTTCCTTCGTAACATCGTGTACATGGGCATGGGCGAGCCGATGCTCAACCCCGAGAACGTGATCGCCTCCGTCCGGATCCTGACCGACCAGGAAGGCGTCAACATCTCGAACCGCCGCCTTACCGTCTCCACCAGCGGCATCATTCCCGGCCTGGAGAAGCTGGCCGCCGCCGACCTTGGCGTCGGCCTCGCGATCAGTCTCAACTCGCCGACCAACGCCGAGCGCCAGGACATCATGCCGATCACCCGCAAGTACCCTCTGGAGGATCTGCTCGATACGGTCGCGCGCTTCCCCCTGCGGACTCGCGAACGCGTCACCTTCGAGTACGTCCTTCTCGGCAATGTCAACGACTCCGCTGCCCATGCGCGCCAAGTCGCGAAACTCGTCAAACGCGTCCCGTGCAAGGTCAACGTCATCCCGTTCAATCCCGATCCCGCGCTCCCATACGAACGCCCCGAAGACGAAGCTATAGCGAACTTTCAGCAGATTCTTCTCGATGCAAACCTGACCGCCAGCATCCGCTGGTCCAAGGCCCTCGACGTCAGCGGCGCCTGCGGCCAGCTCGCCGGCCAGTCCCGTCAGCGGACCGAGTAA
- a CDS encoding PrsW family intramembrane metalloprotease: MSAMVVFVSVVASVVPLTAVLLVVWWLDRYEREPLWTLALAFAWGAFGATMFSALLEVILQVPVAFVLDAEHQQYFLAIVAAPPIEEFFKGLFIVGLLFLGRWLDNLTDGVIYGVAVGLGFAMAENFAYFLQSYASGGVSAWVTVIVFRTLFTSAMHAAATATLGACLGFGWQRAMRPAGMVLLALGGYSAAVVMHFIWNSLAVLSAMTEHLGFSLIGAMLIVGAIILYLIVLQVALHHEHKLLLRELEGEAAQGYFPAEHAAAVASSIRRRQDDWLDPRVDQHAYVAVAVRLAMARSRWRFSQGQTREELAWRINDLRKELAKLRYDVL; the protein is encoded by the coding sequence ATGAGCGCGATGGTCGTGTTCGTCTCGGTGGTGGCATCGGTGGTTCCGCTGACGGCGGTGCTGCTGGTGGTGTGGTGGCTGGATCGGTACGAGCGCGAGCCATTGTGGACGCTGGCGCTGGCGTTTGCGTGGGGGGCTTTCGGGGCGACGATGTTCTCGGCTCTGCTGGAGGTGATCCTGCAGGTGCCGGTGGCGTTCGTATTGGATGCGGAGCATCAGCAGTATTTTCTCGCGATTGTGGCGGCGCCGCCGATTGAGGAGTTCTTCAAGGGCCTGTTCATCGTCGGGCTGCTGTTCCTGGGGCGCTGGCTGGATAACCTGACGGACGGCGTGATCTACGGGGTTGCGGTGGGGCTGGGGTTCGCAATGGCGGAGAACTTCGCGTATTTCTTGCAGAGCTATGCAAGCGGCGGCGTGAGTGCATGGGTGACGGTGATCGTGTTTCGGACGCTGTTCACGTCGGCGATGCACGCGGCGGCCACGGCGACTTTGGGTGCGTGCCTGGGGTTCGGCTGGCAACGGGCGATGCGGCCGGCTGGGATGGTCCTGCTGGCGCTGGGGGGCTATTCAGCGGCCGTCGTGATGCATTTCATCTGGAACAGCCTGGCAGTGTTGAGTGCGATGACGGAACACCTGGGGTTCAGTCTGATCGGCGCGATGTTGATTGTGGGGGCGATTATCTTGTACCTGATCGTTCTGCAGGTGGCGTTGCATCACGAGCACAAGTTGCTGCTGCGGGAGTTGGAAGGCGAGGCGGCGCAAGGGTACTTCCCGGCGGAGCACGCGGCGGCCGTGGCGAGTTCGATCCGCCGGCGGCAGGACGATTGGCTGGATCCGCGAGTGGATCAGCATGCTTATGTTGCGGTGGCGGTTCGGTTGGCCATGGCAAGAAGTCGGTGGAGATTCAGCCAGGGCCAGACTCGTGAGGAGTTAGCCTGGAGGATCAATGACTTGAGGAAGGAGCTGGCTAAGCTGCGCTACGACGTACTATAA
- a CDS encoding UvrD-helicase domain-containing protein, which yields MDLEQQILANLNPQQQEAVTHHGTPLMVIAGAGSGKTRVITHRIAYLSHVVGIPLWQILAVTFTNKAAREMRSRICYLLSVPDDPSLAISTFHSRCAAILRREAASAGLERNFAILDEHDQQTAVKKAMEACDIDPKRVKPGQALHFITLAKMKLLTPTECREEFDSSEIPYAEIYEHYDRVLNDNNALDFEDLIFRCVRLFREHEEVRKRWADKYRYVLIDEFQDTNYSQFELVKLLVQDHHHICVVGDEDQSIYSWRGADVSNLLGFQKEFPDTKLIRLEQNYRSAGNILKGAGAVIENNSMRIGKKLWTEKELGDPFYTISGTDDREEAEQVAKSISTLLYAQDANPEDVAIFYRSHRISRPFEDAFIRAKVPYRIIGGMRFYERREIKDLLSFLRLADQPTNDLAFQRIVNVPTRGIGAKSFSDIASRAVFRSCSQFEAARQLLAEDAFKGKARKGLEKFLADVKKWHVMAAEEPTSKILKAILEDTDYRKQGVGDPESLDGAARLENIDELETVVSEFEAEYADHSLAFFLETMALDSQREERDDSPKVSLMTVHNAKGLEFDYVFIVALDQGVFPNSRTVDNPEQFEEERRLFYVALTRARRRVYLSRAERRMTYGQWDYTEPSVFLRELPQEVLDQLGQETLGLSGRSRYSGYSSRPSASSWARRSPASSSVSPLSGMRRAKQTRRAGFNVGDRVEDPVLGPGTITEVSAGFSASKVYVEFDDGRSQEITLNFSRLKKIDS from the coding sequence ATGGATCTGGAACAGCAAATCCTTGCAAACCTGAACCCGCAGCAGCAGGAAGCCGTCACGCACCATGGCACCCCGCTCATGGTCATCGCCGGCGCAGGCAGCGGAAAGACCCGCGTCATTACCCACCGCATTGCGTACCTTTCGCATGTGGTGGGTATTCCGCTGTGGCAAATTCTCGCCGTCACATTCACGAACAAGGCCGCGCGAGAAATGCGTTCGCGGATTTGCTATTTGCTGAGTGTCCCGGACGACCCCTCCCTGGCTATTTCGACATTCCATAGCCGCTGTGCTGCCATCCTGCGCCGCGAAGCCGCATCGGCAGGCCTCGAACGGAACTTTGCAATTCTCGACGAGCACGACCAGCAGACCGCCGTGAAGAAAGCCATGGAGGCCTGCGACATCGACCCAAAGCGCGTCAAACCGGGCCAGGCGCTCCACTTTATCACACTCGCCAAAATGAAACTCCTGACCCCGACCGAGTGCCGCGAGGAGTTCGACTCGTCGGAGATTCCCTACGCCGAAATCTACGAACACTACGACCGCGTGTTGAATGATAATAACGCGCTCGATTTCGAAGATCTCATCTTCCGTTGCGTGCGCCTGTTCCGCGAACACGAAGAAGTTCGGAAACGCTGGGCCGACAAGTACCGCTATGTCCTGATCGATGAATTCCAGGATACTAACTACAGCCAGTTCGAATTGGTAAAACTCCTCGTCCAGGACCATCATCACATCTGCGTCGTGGGCGACGAAGATCAGTCGATCTACTCCTGGCGTGGCGCGGATGTTTCCAATCTCCTTGGATTCCAGAAGGAATTCCCAGATACAAAACTCATCCGCCTGGAACAGAATTATCGGTCTGCTGGAAACATTCTGAAAGGCGCCGGCGCCGTCATCGAAAACAACTCGATGCGCATCGGTAAGAAACTCTGGACCGAAAAGGAACTTGGCGATCCATTCTACACAATCAGCGGTACGGACGATCGCGAAGAGGCCGAGCAGGTTGCGAAGAGCATCTCAACCCTCCTCTACGCCCAGGATGCGAACCCCGAGGATGTCGCCATCTTCTATCGCAGCCATCGCATCTCGCGCCCATTTGAAGATGCCTTCATCCGCGCCAAGGTTCCTTATCGCATCATCGGCGGAATGCGGTTTTATGAACGGCGCGAAATCAAGGATCTCCTCTCTTTCCTTCGCCTGGCCGATCAACCAACCAACGACCTTGCATTCCAACGCATTGTCAACGTTCCGACGCGTGGAATTGGTGCAAAGTCCTTCTCCGATATCGCCTCGCGCGCCGTTTTCCGGAGCTGCAGCCAATTCGAAGCCGCCCGTCAACTTCTCGCCGAAGACGCCTTTAAAGGTAAAGCCCGTAAAGGGCTCGAGAAATTCCTTGCCGATGTAAAGAAGTGGCACGTCATGGCAGCCGAGGAACCGACATCGAAGATCTTGAAGGCGATCCTCGAAGACACGGACTATCGAAAGCAGGGCGTCGGCGATCCGGAATCCCTCGATGGCGCAGCGCGACTCGAGAACATCGACGAACTCGAAACGGTCGTTTCCGAATTCGAGGCCGAATACGCCGACCACTCCCTCGCGTTCTTCCTCGAGACCATGGCGCTCGATTCCCAACGCGAAGAACGCGACGACTCGCCCAAAGTCAGTCTCATGACCGTCCACAACGCAAAGGGCCTCGAGTTCGACTACGTCTTCATCGTTGCCCTCGACCAGGGCGTCTTTCCCAACAGCCGCACCGTCGATAACCCGGAACAATTCGAAGAAGAACGCCGCCTCTTTTACGTCGCGCTCACCCGCGCGCGCCGGCGCGTTTACCTCTCCCGCGCCGAACGCCGCATGACCTACGGCCAATGGGATTACACCGAACCATCCGTCTTCCTGCGCGAGCTCCCGCAGGAAGTCCTCGACCAGCTCGGCCAGGAAACCCTCGGCCTCTCCGGACGCAGCCGATACAGCGGCTACTCCAGCCGCCCGAGCGCTTCCTCCTGGGCGCGCCGCTCCCCCGCCAGCAGCTCCGTCTCGCCCCTCTCCGGCATGCGCCGCGCGAAGCAGACCCGCCGTGCCGGCTTCAACGTCGGCGATCGCGTCGAAGATCCAGTCCTCGGCCCCGGCACCATCACCGAAGTCTCCGCCGGCTTCAGCGCCTCCAAAGTCTACGTCGAATTCGACGACGGCCGAAGCCAGGAAATCACCCTCAACTTCTCCCGCCTCAAGAAGATCGACTCCTGA
- a CDS encoding PDZ domain-containing protein, producing MERRATRVSLLAFTALAFLASIATAAHEGYYNYPDIHGDTIVFAADGDLWKVPVSGGVAEHLTTVPGNEMMPAFSPDGKTIAFTGDYDGSYDVYTIPVEGGSPTRLTWNSYTDRVTGWTPDGKSILFFSSRNDPFYVAHVYTVPREGGPSELFPLGQASFNSVNPDGRRVVFNRLATAWATWKRYMGGTSDDVWIGDLQTGKFRELTQFPGHDTDPMWVGDRIYFVSERSGRDNLWSLDEDGNDLRQHTNFTDFDVRFPGTDGDSRIVFQHGADIYLYSTDSDSAERVEILIPSERQRRRERFASPSRYLESFDLSPEGDRLVATTRGELFNLPAKEGRPFSLTNGLSSSREKDAVFAGKDGEKVVFWSDRSGEEELYIADAKTGEVLGIVTEEMENHGEWHFPPVVAPNGASVAWADQVGTLYWTDLTTRTLHTVDDSDIWETDEYEWSPDSRYLAYAKYVETRNQQIFIYDSKEDVTGPITDAFYNSFSPTWDPKGEYLFYLSNRTFDPLLGQVDFETILAPMTKPYMVLLSEESENPFFPNDYYEDLEKDKDKEDDEKDKKEKDEDADEDWEDDDSESAEEVVIDWEGIKDRQIVLENIRPQELYGLTAVKDRVIYLSGSYNGLGDEELFEETSLGTQLKAYNYKDDDPEETVLATEVSQYMVSRDRKHLAVETNGNVYVVKSRTDDIPGETEAVDFGDLRLRVDPAEEWHQIWNELYRLMRDFYYVPDMAGTDWKSEVEKYRPLVDRLSTRAELNDLIGNVIGELGTGHTYVWGGDQESGPGVAMGILGADLEIDSENNAYRFKRIFKGYNWDPDLRAPLGRPGLNVNEGDYLLAINGERVSADRDPESYFWNQANIEVLLTVNSEPKMEGAREIRIVPRTNDRMIRYQQWVNENREFVSDKTDGKVGYIHLPNMSGWGMIEFFRSWFPQRDKQAMIVDVRYNGGGFVSQLVIHRLRRVLYAYSNVRNFDVSTYPDAVFTGPMVCLVNERAGSDGDIVTETFRIFDLGPIIGTRSWGGIIGIRSDKPFVDGGLMTIPEFGWFDDRRGWNMENEGVTPDIVIDNLPEDDIAGRDRQLEKGIEVVLDELAKNPPKEPKRPPSLDTHERFRQKSKEWLDKP from the coding sequence ATGGAACGACGTGCCACACGCGTCTCCCTTTTGGCGTTCACCGCCCTCGCCTTCCTGGCGAGCATCGCAACCGCCGCACACGAAGGCTACTATAACTATCCAGACATTCACGGCGATACAATCGTCTTCGCCGCAGATGGCGATCTGTGGAAAGTCCCCGTTTCCGGAGGCGTCGCAGAACACCTGACCACCGTCCCGGGCAACGAAATGATGCCCGCCTTCTCGCCCGATGGGAAGACGATCGCCTTCACCGGCGACTACGATGGCAGCTACGATGTCTACACGATACCCGTCGAAGGTGGCTCCCCCACGCGGCTGACCTGGAACAGCTATACCGACCGCGTCACCGGCTGGACCCCCGATGGCAAGTCCATCCTCTTCTTCAGTTCCCGCAATGATCCGTTCTACGTCGCGCACGTCTACACCGTGCCGCGCGAAGGCGGCCCATCCGAGCTCTTCCCCCTCGGCCAGGCCAGTTTCAACTCCGTCAATCCCGACGGCCGCCGCGTCGTCTTCAATCGTCTCGCCACCGCCTGGGCGACCTGGAAGCGCTACATGGGCGGCACCAGCGACGACGTCTGGATCGGCGACCTTCAGACCGGGAAGTTCCGCGAACTCACCCAGTTCCCCGGCCACGATACCGATCCGATGTGGGTTGGCGACCGCATTTACTTCGTTTCCGAACGCAGCGGCCGCGACAATCTCTGGTCGCTCGATGAAGATGGCAACGATCTGCGCCAGCACACCAACTTCACCGACTTCGATGTACGCTTCCCCGGAACCGATGGCGACAGTCGAATCGTCTTCCAGCACGGCGCCGACATCTATCTTTATAGCACAGACTCGGATTCCGCTGAGCGCGTCGAAATTCTGATTCCTTCCGAACGCCAACGCCGCCGCGAACGCTTCGCAAGCCCCTCCCGCTATCTGGAGAGCTTCGACCTCTCGCCCGAAGGCGATCGCCTTGTTGCCACGACACGCGGCGAGCTCTTCAACCTTCCCGCCAAAGAAGGCCGCCCCTTCTCGCTGACAAACGGTCTTTCTTCATCGCGCGAAAAAGACGCTGTCTTCGCCGGCAAGGATGGCGAGAAAGTCGTCTTCTGGTCCGACCGCAGCGGCGAAGAAGAGCTTTACATTGCAGACGCCAAGACGGGCGAAGTACTCGGCATCGTTACTGAAGAAATGGAAAATCACGGCGAGTGGCATTTCCCGCCCGTCGTCGCTCCGAACGGCGCCAGCGTGGCATGGGCCGACCAAGTCGGCACGCTCTACTGGACCGATCTCACAACGCGCACCCTTCATACCGTCGACGACAGCGACATCTGGGAAACCGACGAATACGAATGGTCCCCCGACAGCCGCTATCTCGCCTATGCGAAGTACGTCGAAACCCGCAACCAGCAGATTTTCATTTATGATTCAAAGGAAGACGTAACCGGCCCGATCACCGACGCATTCTATAATTCCTTCAGCCCCACGTGGGATCCGAAGGGCGAATACCTCTTCTATCTTTCCAACCGAACCTTCGATCCGCTTCTCGGCCAGGTCGATTTCGAAACCATCCTGGCCCCAATGACAAAGCCCTACATGGTTCTCCTCTCCGAGGAGTCGGAGAATCCTTTCTTCCCCAATGACTATTACGAAGATCTAGAAAAAGACAAAGACAAGGAAGACGACGAGAAGGACAAGAAGGAGAAAGATGAAGACGCTGACGAGGATTGGGAAGACGACGACAGCGAAAGCGCAGAAGAAGTCGTCATCGACTGGGAAGGAATCAAAGATCGCCAGATCGTTCTCGAAAACATCCGCCCACAGGAACTTTATGGCCTGACCGCCGTCAAAGATCGCGTCATCTATCTCTCGGGAAGTTACAATGGACTCGGGGACGAAGAACTCTTCGAAGAGACATCCCTCGGCACTCAGCTGAAGGCCTACAATTACAAAGACGACGATCCGGAAGAAACCGTCCTCGCCACCGAAGTTTCACAATATATGGTCAGCCGCGACCGCAAACACCTCGCAGTCGAAACGAACGGGAACGTCTACGTCGTCAAGAGCCGCACCGACGACATCCCCGGCGAAACCGAAGCCGTCGACTTCGGCGACCTTCGCCTCCGTGTCGATCCCGCCGAAGAGTGGCACCAGATCTGGAATGAACTTTATCGCCTCATGCGCGATTTCTACTACGTGCCCGACATGGCCGGCACCGATTGGAAGTCCGAAGTTGAGAAGTACCGCCCGCTCGTTGATCGTCTCTCTACGCGCGCAGAACTAAACGACTTGATCGGTAACGTGATCGGCGAGCTCGGAACCGGCCACACTTACGTTTGGGGTGGGGACCAGGAATCCGGCCCGGGTGTTGCCATGGGAATTCTCGGCGCCGATCTGGAAATCGATTCAGAGAACAACGCCTATCGGTTTAAGAGAATCTTCAAAGGCTACAACTGGGATCCCGATCTCCGTGCCCCTCTCGGCCGCCCTGGCCTGAATGTCAACGAAGGCGACTACCTACTGGCCATCAACGGCGAACGCGTCAGCGCCGACCGCGACCCAGAAAGCTACTTCTGGAACCAGGCGAACATCGAAGTTCTCCTCACAGTAAACAGCGAACCCAAGATGGAAGGCGCCCGCGAGATTCGCATCGTTCCGCGGACAAACGATCGCATGATTCGCTACCAGCAGTGGGTTAACGAGAATCGCGAATTCGTTTCCGACAAAACCGACGGAAAGGTCGGCTACATTCACCTGCCGAACATGAGCGGCTGGGGAATGATCGAGTTCTTCCGCTCCTGGTTCCCGCAGCGCGATAAGCAAGCCATGATCGTCGACGTTCGCTACAACGGCGGCGGCTTCGTATCCCAGCTCGTCATCCATCGTCTGCGCCGTGTGCTGTACGCCTACTCGAACGTGCGCAACTTCGACGTCTCGACATACCCCGATGCCGTCTTCACCGGCCCGATGGTTTGCCTCGTGAATGAACGAGCCGGCAGCGATGGCGACATCGTCACCGAGACCTTCCGCATCTTTGATCTCGGCCCGATCATTGGCACGCGTTCGTGGGGTGGAATCATCGGCATTCGTTCCGACAAGCCCTTTGTCGACGGCGGCCTAATGACGATTCCGGAGTTCGGTTGGTTTGACGATCGCCGCGGATGGAATATGGAAAATGAAGGCGTGACGCCCGATATCGTCATCGACAATTTGCCCGAAGACGATATTGCCGGCCGCGACCGCCAACTTGAAAAGGGCATCGAAGTCGTTCTCGACGAACTGGCAAAGAACCCGCCCAAGGAACCCAAGCGTCCGCCCTCGCTCGATACGCACGAACGCTTCCGCCAGAAGTCCAAGGAGTGGTTGGATAAACCCTGA